In Deinococcus sp. JMULE3, the genomic window TAAATCTTTACTGATCCCACACGAGGGAGCAGCACATCACGTATTAGCGATTCTTTCGAATCGTTATCCGCGACTTTGGGGTAGGTCAGTTACGCGTTACTCACCCGTGCGCCACTACAGTCCGAAGACTGCCGTTCGACTTGCATGTCTTAAGCACGCCGCCAGCGTTCACCCTGAGCCAGGATCAAACTCTCCAAAAAATGGTTCAGTACCGCACCGCAAGCGGTGCGCTATTGATAAGTGTTGACCCAAGCTTGCGCTTGGCTGTACCCATTGGGTACCGTTTGTGACTTCATCCCGAAGGAGTCCGTCCGTTTCGTGAGTCTGGAGCACACCGGGGGGCGTGCCGCTCACCCGACCCTGTCGGATCGGCCTTTGCTTCTCAAGTCTCTTCCGTTGTCATGCTTCGCGGAACTGGCGTTCCGGTGCGCTTTCTTCGGAGCGGGGCTCCGTTTCAGCGACTGAAGAAGTCTATCTGCTGCGCCTGATCTTGTCAACACCGTGCTCATTCTTCTTGAGCGTGGTACGCGCACGTCTGGCACTCCAGCGGAGTCCCTCGGCAACACGGACAGACCGGGTCAAGCGACCCACTGCACCACAGCAAACCTGCCGCCTGACGAACAAACAGCAGGCCTCCAACCCTACGCCCCCACCAGTAAGAAAGTCAAGGGAACGTCAAGGCGGCCGCCTCTCAGCCCCGCCAATCATCCCCACGCCATCCACGACGCCGCCCCGGCAACCCGTCAGACGGGCCGGCTCCACAGCCCGTACGCGATGGTGCCGTAGTCATCCAGCGCCGTGACGACCTGCTCCGGATACGGCACGTCTGCGAACAGGTCGTGCACCTGCTCCTGCGTGCGGGTGATCAGGTGCCAGTCCATGCAGGCCTCCATAAACCCGATGTCGGGGCAGTCCGGCACGAAGTTCGCGATCAGCATCTCCCCGCCTGGGCGGAGCATCCGCGCCATCCGGGACGTGAGGCGCCGCGCGGCCGAATCCGGCAGGTAGTCGAACAGCCCCGCCGCGTACACCACGTCCGCGTCGAACGTGAGGTCACCAGTGATCACGTCCCGGATGTTCCCGGTGACCACTTCGGTTTGCACGTCCGGGTAGCTGCGCCGCAGCTCATTGAGGCTCTCCCGGTCCTGATCGACCGCCACGAACGTGATCGGCGTCCCCCGACGGACCGCACCCGATTGGCCCAGTTCCCGGCCGTGTCCGGCGGCGAGAGCCACGATGCGGGCATCCGGCCGTCTCGCTGCGGCCCGGTCGATCAGGTCGGCGAGGCGCGCGCGTCGCTCCCGGACGGCATGCGCGGCGGGGCTGTTCGTCGTGTACGCATACAGGCGCCCGCCGGGCGAGGCCGGATGCGGGAAGGTGAGGGTCAGGCCGTACATGTGATCGAGCATCACGGCGTCCCCGGCGTACCCGCGCGGTTTATGGAACGCCCGGTGCGTGAACGGGCAGGTGTGCAGGTGCGCGAACACGGGATGACCCCGCAGCTCAGCGATGCGGTCGGGCCAGCCGAGCGGGTCAGCCAGACGCCAGGTGCGCAGAGCCGGCCAGAGTCGCTGGGCGGCCTCCCAGTCCCTCTGCGACTCGAACAGCGCGAGCACTTCATCTGCGAGCTCAATGGTGGTACTCAGCGTCGTCATAAGGTCCTCCTGAACCCTCCTGAAGAATCGCGTCCAGCCATGTGGACGCGTGCTGCTGCCACGCGGGGTTCTGGCGTGGATCAAGGACGCAGACGCGGTCGAGCAGCTGGGCGAGCGGCGTGCCGCACAGGTGACGGTGGAACGCGTTCACGGCACCGGCAAACGTGCGGGCGTGATAGCGCCGGTCACCCAGGACCAGCAGCCCCCCCTGGGCGGGATGAGCCGCACCGAACACCTGGATGAGCTGCGGGAGGTGGGCCGTCCAGACGTGATGCAACTCGCCCTGCCCGTACGTCGGGGAGGCGAAAATCACCACGTCATGCCCCCCGCCGCACCGGGGCGGGTCGGGCGTGAGTTCCATCAGGTCGAGGGCGGCGTGTGGTGCCGCGAGGAGGCGGCACACCCGGCGGGTCTGGCCCCGCGCGGAACTGAAGAGCAGCAGGGCCCGCGACATCACCGCGCACCGACCAGCCGTCCGGCCGCAGTGAGGCGCGCCCGGTGTGGCGCGGCCCGCGCGACCGGAAGGTCGGCGAACACGTCGCCCCAACTACCGCGGATGTCGCAGGCGGGTGCGAGGGCGCGCACGTCGTGCGTGGCGCCAGTTCGCGGATGTGTGAACGACCAGCCGGGCAACGCCGGGTACTGCAGGCGCGTGTAGAGGGGTGCGAGTGAGGCCCGGGCATTGATCAGATCAACCTCGGCGCCCTGATTCAACTGGTGGGCCCACCCGCACCGCATGGCGAGGATGACCAGGTGATTGCGGCCCGGTCCAGGTGGGCGGCCCAGGCGACTGGTGGACGCCAGAACCGGCCGGAACGCCTCAACGAGCTCTGGGGGGTAGGCCCCCTCACAGTCGAGGGAACCCTGATGGGCGCGCGTCACCCGGAACCACACCTGCAAGGTCCCGCCCTGCATGAGCGCGTAGTGGGTGGAGTGGCCGTCTATGGCGTCCGTGACCGGGCCGCAACTGACTGCCTGCCGACCGACCAGAACGGCGGTGAACAGAGGGTCACCCGGGCGGACCAGATGCACCTGCCAGTCGTCGCCCTGCGCCAGGAGGCCCTGGCCCAGCAGGGGCAGGTCACGCAGGTTCACCGGCACTCACCTCCGGCGTGCCCTGCAGCGCCCGCCGGTACGCCGCCTCCCAGGACGCGGCGGGGTACAGCTGCAGGTAGTACTCCGGGCCGTACAGCATTCCCTCCCGCGCGTCTGGGACAGCCTGCGCGATCTCCAGCAGGACGTTCCGGAGCAGCGCCGCATGCTCCAGGTCGGCAGTGGCGTGATGATCAATGAATTCCAGACCGCGTCCGGGAACACCCTGCCCCCGGAAGTGATCCTTCACGAAAGCGGTCAGGATCGGGGTGCTGCACTCCACGACGTACAGGCTCCCGAGCCACGCCGGCCAGTCACGCGTATGCACCATCATGCGGCGCAGCGCAGCGATGCCGAACGCAGCCGGGGTCATCCGTCGGCCACGCGCAGTCGCCTCGTGCCCGCCCAGGCCGACGTAGTCGCGCACCGCCATCTCCCCGTGATCGAACTCCTCCGCCTGGTGATGCAGGAGGTCTTCGATCAGGCGCACGTCGAGACTTCGGGGCATCTGACCGATCAGGGCGATGGACGCCTCGATGATGTGCTCCTGATACAGCGCGATGTCCAGGTACACCTCCTGCAGCACCCTGCGCAGGACAGGCTGGGACAGGTGGCCACTCATCACCTCCTGAAAGAAGGGCCGGGCCTGCAGGTCGCGGACAAGCTGCTCGACCCGCGCGTCAAGGCGCACCATGACGTCCTCAGCGGTAAGTGTGGCGGGATCGACACCGAGGTCGGTCAGGGCTCGTTCGTTCATGGGGTGTCTCCTGTGCGCGACCAGAGGTTCGGGATGAACATGCCGGTGCGCTGCCGGTACGAGGTGTACGCGCCGCTCAGGGCGCTACGGGCGAACTTGAGTTCTTCCTGCCGGGCGGCGCGGACATACAGGGTGCCCATGATCAGCACTGTCGTCAGCAGCGCCAGGTGTCCGGTGGCCAGAACACCAGCCAGCCAGCCCAGCACGTAGGCCGTATAGAACGGATGCCGGATCCACCGGTACGGGCCACGCGTTTCAAGGTGAGCGGGTTCGTCGTCGGCGAACGCGAGCGTGAGCCGCCGTTGCCAGATGGTTCGCGCGGCCCACGCGAACAATGCCAGGGCGCCCACGTACAGGACGAAGCCTGCCCCGGCTCGCAGATCGTTCGCCTGACGGGCCAGGAGGAGGGTCAGGAACTGCGCGGCCATGCTGAGTGCACCCAGGACACGGATGAGGGTCAGACCAGGCGGCGCCTGGTCAGTGGTACGGAACAGGCCGCCCTGCATCGCCCACGTAAACGCGCCGAAGCAGGCGACGAACGCCAGAAGGTTCAATGTGCCCCACGTCATGGCCTACCCGCCCCGCCAGGTCGAGAGGCGATCAGGAAATCGCTGTCCCCGCGGTACGCGAGGCGCTGCTCGTGCACGGTGAGGCCCGCCGCTTCCACCGCCGCACGGAGTTCCGCCGGGTTGTGCAGCCAGTAGCGACCGGCCCGCTGCGCGGCGCGAATGGCGTGGTTCTGTGCGCGGACCTGCCCCGTTGAGCGCAGCAACCGCACCGTGGCGCGCACACCCTGACGCGTCACGCTCGTTCGGGCCAGGTACGCCGCCCAACGCGTGACGTCCAGAGGCCGACCGATGTCGCACAGGATCAGCAAGCCGCCTGGCTCGAGCGCATGCGCGCAGCGGCGCAGCGTGCCCAGGGGGTCGGGCAGGGTGTACAGGCTATGCATCAGCGTAATCAGATGCGGGCGGATGGCCGTCAGATCGACATCGTCTGCCGGAGCCAGGAGGGCCGTCACGGCCCGGCCCCTCAGTTTGCGGACGGCGGCACGCTGCATCGCCGCGGAGGGATCCAGCAGGGACCAGTGCAGGTCCGGGCGGACGTGTGAGAGGACCGCCGCGAGGTTCCCCGTGCCGGAGCCGATATCCAGAGCGACCGCGCCGCGAGGGGGCGGGTACTGCTTCAACGCCGACGCGAAGAGGGACAGGACATCCAGGTACGCCGGGTTCTGCAGCAGCAGATGATCGTACTCCCGCGCGTAGGCGTCCCAGTCCACAGGCACTTCAGAGGCCCGGACGCGCGTACTGGTGGTCAGGGTAAACACGGCTCACCTCCCCGAACAGCCGTTCGGCCTCAACCTGTGCGGGGCGCAGGTGGGGCCGCTCGAGGAAGATCCGTTCGAGGTCACGGCGGCAGTCGCCCACCATCAGCACCATCGGGGTCCGGAGGCCGGGAAAGATCCTGGCCTCACTGACCACCTCGAGATGCATGAGACGGCGGTACAGTGCCACGTGTTCGGCGCGGACGCCCGCCACGAAGAAGTCGGCCTTCACGGCCGCACACCGGAGCAGATGAGCCCGGAACAGCGCCCACACCGCACCACCGCCCAGATGCGCCTGCACCGGATCGGCGACGAACCGGTTGGCCTCCACGACCACGGCGTCGGCAGGAATCGTCCGCATGACGTCGTGGAACGCCACTGAGCTGGTCAGGCCGCCAAGATCACCTCGCGCGCAGAGGGTGCGGGTGGACGCCACGGGCACCTCGCCCAGATGAGCAAGGACCGTCATGGCCTGAGGCTGCTCGTCGAAGGCGTCCGTGAAACGCGCGTCGGCCTTCTCGGGAATGGCCTGAACCGATCGGTACGCGCGGTACCGCATCCGGGCGACGATATCCCACTCGCCGGACGTCCGGACCCTCGACAGGGAAAACTGGTGACCGGGCAGACTCATAGCGGCTCCGACCAGTCCCGGAACATCCAACGGAACCAGAACAGGGCCAGGAAGGCCCTCTGATCCAGGACCGGCGTGACGAAGAGCAGCTCATTCATGGGTTCCTCCAGGGGAGGGTCGCGACCCGTGAATACCTTCTCAACGGCGCCGTGACCGCACCGTGACCGACGAGCAGGCTCCCCAACACGGCTGCGCGTGCGGTGTTGGGGGTTGCACGAATGCGGAGAACTCCACCTCCTGAAAAAGGAGGAGCCATCATCCGGGCAGCGCCCTTGCAAAGGGGACATCAGCCTGCATTGAGTTCCTCAGGCAGGCCAGACCCCCGCGCGGCGCGTCACGGGTACGGTCGGGAAACCGGGCGACGTGCTGCACGCCTGCAGTCAACTGTTCTCACTGGTCACAGCCGAAACGGCCGCCGCGCGCACCATCCGGATTCAGTCGGGCTCGTTCACGATGATGGTCACGTACCCCCTGGCCCCCTTTGCCTGCGCCTGGGCCAGCGGCCTGGTGCTGGGGAACACCTGCCATGATCCGTTGGGTCGCTCGAAGGCCACCACGATCCCCTGCGGGTTCTGCCCATACCGCAGGCTGGCGTTGAGGACGCCGTAGTCGTCACGCCAGCCGGTCGTGTTGCGCAAACGTTCCAGTTCACCGACCTGCTCGGCGAACTCCTGGGCGGACGTGGTCGAGGTGTAGCACCGCACTTCAGGTCGGCGGCGTTGGTCCTCCTCGACGCACGCGATAGGCGTCAGGGACAGGCTCTTGGTAGCCAGGTCTTGCATGTGTTCGACGAGTTGCGCTGTCGTCATACGGGGCGCCTTCGGAGAGCAGCCTGCCACGAGGAGAACAGCCAGCGCCACGGCCGGTAACCTGTCCATGCCGCTTCAGTTGGCGGGGCGGACGGGGAGGGGCTCGTACACACGCTTGCTGGTGCCGTTATTGAAGTACACCGTGGCGGTCACGTTGATGCTGGTGTACACCCGCTCGGGCCGCGCGCGGACGTTCAGGGGCAGCGTGAAGATCAGCTGCGTGCCGCTCTGCCGGTACCGTGCGCCGCTCGTGCCGGTCGCTGGCCAGCGGTCGACGCTGTCGAGCATGAGTTTCCCGGTGCGGCCCGCCTCGCGGTACTCCAGTTCGTACCGGAACTCCGCCCGGACGGGCTGCGCGCCGTTGGGAACAGTGTCGATCACGAGGTCGCACAGGTGCGCGCGGCCCGCGATCAGTCCCGCGCGGACCGCGCCGCTCGTGGCGTCCGTGCAGGTCGTGAAGTACCAGCGGGTGAACTTCGGTGCGGCCGCGCCAGGTGCGGGCGTGATCGTTACGGGCGCTGGCCCGGCGCTGCCCGCCCGCACGGTCCCGCACGCGCCGATGGTCGCCCAGGCGGTCCCGACGCCCGTGGCGGGGAAGGTGTACGTGAGGGCCTGTCCGCCGCTGGCGCGGTTGATGCGGACCACGAGGCGCTTCCCGGCCGCGAGGCCCGCGACGATCTGCCGGGTGGGTCCGGTGGTGAAGCCGATGGCGGCGCTGTCCGTGTCGTCACTGGCGTTCGAGACGATGCTGACGTCCTGATCGCGTAGCACGACCGGCGCATCGCTGCCCAGGCGGATGGTCACGACCGGCTTCGTGGCGTACTCGAGTTCCGTGTCGGCCAGCAGGGCGTGCTTGGCACTCAGGTACGACCAGAGTTCCGCCTGGTCACGGTTCGAGCAGCGGATGGTGTATGACGTCTGGTCGGTCTGGTCGTTCACTTCAGGAATGAGGATGAAGCTGGTGTTCACGTCGGTGATCGGGTCGGTGCGGGCGGAGTAGTACGTGTTCGTGCCGGGCACCCGGTCGATCGCGTGGGCAGCCGTGAAGCTCAGGGCGAGCAGGGCAGTCAGGAGGCGGCGCATACGTCTCTGATACGGGACGGCACGGGGCGACTCAAGCGAAGGTGACCGGAGGGGGACTTGAGCGTCGCTTCATGGGGCGTCCGGTCGTGACGCCGCCCGGTGGGGGTGCGGCGTTTTCGTGCGCCTGGACACGCGCACCGTGCGACACTCTGAGCCACCGCAGCGCACCCACGCCGCTGCCACCTCCAGTTTCACACCACGCTTCACGCCTGCCCGAGGGATCACATGATGGACGCCGCCCACCTGGACCGCACGCAGCGGTTCTACCAGTACCTCAAAGAATTCACGCAGTTGAAGTTCAAGCCGCAGCGCACGAACGACGACGCCACGCTGGTGTGGCTGCACAGCCTGCCGGATGAACCCGAGATCTTCAATCCCATTCACGCCGCACCTGATCAGATCGGTGAGACGTGGCTGAGCATCCGCCGCCCCGCGCGCCAGGCTGTCCCCACACTCCCGGCCCTGCTGGCGGACTGGGTGACCGGTGACCTGCGCAAGGTGGACGTCCCGCCGACTGTCCAGGCGCAGCGGGTGATCGAGGAGACCATCCTGGACGACGACCTGCAGCCGCAGGTCATCCGCACCACGCTGTTCCTCGACGAGCACCCGGACGTCCTGGCGGCCTGGGAGGCGTTCGAGCGGCAGTGGCGCGAGTGGGCGGCCGGGGAGCGCCGCGCGCTGGGCGTGCAGGACCGGTACGTGGAGTTGTTCGACCTGCATCAGAAGCTGCAGGCGGAAGGGGAACGGTACGAGCTGCGGCTGGGGTTCGGGGCGCTGCGCTGGCGACCGGACGGGGAGTACGCGGTGGACCGGCACCTGATCAGCGCGCAGGTCCACCTGCAGTTCGACGCCGCGCGGGGCGTGCTGTCGGTGGTGCCGTCCGTGGACGGCGCGCGGGCGCTGCTGGAACAGGACATGCTCGACCCGCAGCATCGCGTGCGGGCCAGTGACGCCGAGGCGATTCTCGGGGAGTACCAGGAGGACGTGTGGGATCCGCATGGCGTTCCGGCGGCCCTGAATGCCTGGGCGAACTCCGCGTCCGGCGAGGGCCTGTTCGTCCCTGACCTCCGGCCCCCCACGGGCGCCACGGTCAATCCCGTGGTGCACTGGGCGCCCGCGCTGATCCTGCGTCGGCGTGGCGAGCGGACGCTGGCAGCCACGTATGACAGTGTGCTCGAGCAGTTGCAGCGGGGGGAGGTGCCGGACGCCGCGCAGCGCTTCATGGGTGAACACGACCTCGTGCCGCGCCTGGAGACCCACGCGGGTGGGCCGCGCACGATCTACTTCCCGCTGCCGTCGAACGACGCGCAGCGGAGCATCATCGACCGGATCGGCCGGGCGCGGGGGGTGCTCGTGCAGGGGCCGCCTGGAACGGGCAAGTCGCACACGATCGTGAACCTCGTCAGTCACCTGCTCGCGACGAACCAGCGGGTGCTGGTCACCAGTCACACCGAGCGCGCCCTGAAGGTCCTGCGGGACAAGTTCCCGCCGGAACTGGCGGCGCTGTGCGTGACGCACCTGCGGGGCGACAGTGACGCGCGGGCCATGCTGGAGAGTTCCGTCGGGGAGGTGATCCGCCGCAAGGATCACCGTGACGCGGCGGCTGAACTGAGGCAGGAGCAGGACCTCGAGCAGCGGCTCGGACAGTTCCGTCAGCGGGAGACGGACCTGCTGGACCGTCTCGAGGCGCTACGGCTGAGTGAAACGGGTTCGCTGGACCTGCACGGCTACCGGGGTACGCCGCAGCAGATCGGTGAGCAGCTCCGCGCGCACGAACCCCGGTTCGAGTGGGTGCTGGAGGTCAACCCGACCGGTCCGGCGGCGCCGCTGTCCGATGAGGAGGCGGCGCGGCTCCTGGACCGCTTGCGGGACGTCCGTGAGGAGGAGGCGCGCAGTCTGCGGCTGAGCCGCCCGTCCCTGGACCGCCTGCCGACGACCGAGGACTTCGTGCACTTCGCCCGCGCGGAAGTGCAGGCGCTGACCTTCGCCGAATCACGCCGCGACGGTCGGGAGTCGCAGGCATTCACGCCGCTCGCCGAGGCCTCCGCGCCGCGCCGTGAGGCGCTGCTGCGCGCCCTGCAGGACCTGCAGACGCAGGTGATCACCGCGCGGCGCCGCCCGTCGGCATGGCTGCCCCGCGCGGTGGAC contains:
- a CDS encoding class I SAM-dependent methyltransferase — translated: MFTLTTSTRVRASEVPVDWDAYAREYDHLLLQNPAYLDVLSLFASALKQYPPPRGAVALDIGSGTGNLAAVLSHVRPDLHWSLLDPSAAMQRAAVRKLRGRAVTALLAPADDVDLTAIRPHLITLMHSLYTLPDPLGTLRRCAHALEPGGLLILCDIGRPLDVTRWAAYLARTSVTRQGVRATVRLLRSTGQVRAQNHAIRAAQRAGRYWLHNPAELRAAVEAAGLTVHEQRLAYRGDSDFLIASRPGGAGRP
- a CDS encoding isoprenylcysteine carboxylmethyltransferase family protein; the encoded protein is MTWGTLNLLAFVACFGAFTWAMQGGLFRTTDQAPPGLTLIRVLGALSMAAQFLTLLLARQANDLRAGAGFVLYVGALALFAWAARTIWQRRLTLAFADDEPAHLETRGPYRWIRHPFYTAYVLGWLAGVLATGHLALLTTVLIMGTLYVRAARQEELKFARSALSGAYTSYRQRTGMFIPNLWSRTGDTP
- a CDS encoding iron-containing redox enzyme family protein, with amino-acid sequence MNERALTDLGVDPATLTAEDVMVRLDARVEQLVRDLQARPFFQEVMSGHLSQPVLRRVLQEVYLDIALYQEHIIEASIALIGQMPRSLDVRLIEDLLHHQAEEFDHGEMAVRDYVGLGGHEATARGRRMTPAAFGIAALRRMMVHTRDWPAWLGSLYVVECSTPILTAFVKDHFRGQGVPGRGLEFIDHHATADLEHAALLRNVLLEIAQAVPDAREGMLYGPEYYLQLYPAASWEAAYRRALQGTPEVSAGEPA
- a CDS encoding class I SAM-dependent methyltransferase translates to MTTLSTTIELADEVLALFESQRDWEAAQRLWPALRTWRLADPLGWPDRIAELRGHPVFAHLHTCPFTHRAFHKPRGYAGDAVMLDHMYGLTLTFPHPASPGGRLYAYTTNSPAAHAVRERRARLADLIDRAAARRPDARIVALAAGHGRELGQSGAVRRGTPITFVAVDQDRESLNELRRSYPDVQTEVVTGNIRDVITGDLTFDADVVYAAGLFDYLPDSAARRLTSRMARMLRPGGEMLIANFVPDCPDIGFMEACMDWHLITRTQEQVHDLFADVPYPEQVVTALDDYGTIAYGLWSRPV